Below is a window of Streptomyces spongiicola DNA.
CCACTTCCCTCCCACTCCCCGTCCCCCTTCGGCTGCCTCTCCCTTCGGCTCGGCCCGGTCTCTCGGCTTCCCGGTCTCTCGGCTTCCCGGTCTCCGGCTCTCCGGACGGTCCGCTCGTCGGTGCGGTGAGCCGCGCGGGTGGTCTCTCTCAGCCGAGCAGTCGCGCCAGTTCGCCGAGGTCCTGCGCGGCGAGCGTGGGCGCGGTCATGGTGCGCGGGTAGACGCCGGCGTCGGTACCGCGTCGCAGCCAGGCGCCGGCCAGTCCTGCGCGCCGGGCCCCGTCGATGTCCCAGGGATGCACGGCGACGAGCATGGCGTCCGCGGGGCGGACACCGGCCTTCCGGACCGCGTAGGCGTAGGAGCGGGGGTCCGGCTTCCAGCGGCGGGGGCCGCCGGCGTCCCACAGCGCCTCGAAGCAGTCCCGCACCCCGGCACGGGTCAGCAGGCCGTCGGTGAGGGCGGCGCTGCCGTTGGTCATCGTCGTCAGCCGGTACCCGGCGGCGCGCAGTGCCCGCACCCCGTCCGGGACATCGGGGTGGACGTTCAGCT
It encodes the following:
- a CDS encoding HAD family hydrolase; its protein translation is MPGNRPQVLVFDVNETLSDLTPLRLRFEDVGASADLMPLWFAGVLRDGFALTAAGAYADFADVARDGLRRLLASAAPAAGHTGPDHLDHLDHLDRLDDDQPDDPAGPDDPAGHVLAGFSELNVHPDVPDGVRALRAAGYRLTTMTNGSAALTDGLLTRAGVRDCFEALWDAGGPRRWKPDPRSYAYAVRKAGVRPADAMLVAVHPWDIDGARRAGLAGAWLRRGTDAGVYPRTMTAPTLAAQDLGELARLLG